The following are encoded together in the Streptomyces sp. NBC_00358 genome:
- a CDS encoding serine hydrolase, which yields MIHRISRRARVLAVSLGAGVIVPLAVAAVPAAAAPAPAVSCTSGKAGLAAKLQKDITAALANRKGTVAVGLYDRTTKTTCTLRATTAFDSASTVKVTVLATLLWDAKKHNRYLTSTETTLATKMITQSDNASTTKLWNQLGLTKIKGFLAAAGMTKTTPGTGGYWGLTQINVTDEQKLLKLVTATNTVLSDSSRAYILKLMGKVISSQRWGTPAGAPSTVAVHVKNGWLSRSTNAWRVHSLGTFNGGGHDYMMSVLTVGSSTMDYGVATIQGVAKAIHKDLVPVTVSAQRYTPTTTPKEAFPAVPAS from the coding sequence ATGATTCACCGGATATCCCGGCGTGCCCGTGTGCTCGCAGTGAGCCTCGGTGCCGGGGTCATCGTGCCGCTCGCGGTGGCCGCGGTCCCGGCCGCCGCCGCGCCGGCGCCGGCCGTCAGCTGTACGTCGGGCAAGGCCGGCCTGGCCGCCAAGCTGCAGAAGGACATCACCGCGGCGCTCGCCAACCGCAAGGGCACCGTCGCGGTCGGCCTCTACGACCGCACCACGAAGACCACTTGCACGCTCCGCGCCACCACCGCCTTCGACTCGGCCAGCACGGTGAAGGTCACCGTCCTCGCCACGCTGCTGTGGGACGCGAAGAAGCACAACCGCTATCTGACGAGCACCGAGACGACGCTCGCCACCAAGATGATCACCCAGTCGGACAACGCCTCGACGACCAAGCTGTGGAACCAGCTCGGTCTGACGAAGATCAAGGGCTTCCTGGCCGCGGCGGGGATGACGAAGACCACGCCGGGCACCGGCGGCTACTGGGGTCTGACGCAGATCAACGTCACCGACGAGCAGAAGCTGCTCAAGCTCGTCACCGCCACGAACACCGTGCTGAGCGACAGCTCCCGTGCCTACATCCTGAAGCTGATGGGCAAGGTCATCTCCTCGCAGCGCTGGGGGACACCGGCCGGCGCGCCCTCGACGGTCGCCGTGCACGTCAAGAACGGCTGGCTCTCACGCTCCACGAACGCGTGGCGGGTGCACAGCCTCGGCACGTTCAACGGCGGCGGCCACGACTACATGATGTCGGTGCTCACCGTCGGCAGCAGCACCATGGACTACGGCGTCGCCACCATCCAGGGCGTCGCCAAGGCCATCCACAAGGACCTCGTGCCGGTCACCGTCAGTGCCCAGCGCTACACGCCCACGACGACGCCGAAGGAAGCCTTCCCGGCCGTCCCGGCGAGCTGA
- a CDS encoding sodium:solute symporter — MAVDYTVIVVYLAGMLAMGWWGMRRAKSKSDFLVAGRRLGPVMYSGTMAAIVLGGASTIGGVGLGYQYGLSGAWMVFTIGLGLLALSVFFSARIARLKVYTVSEMLDLRYGGRAGLISGVVMWAYTLMLAVTSTIAYATIFDVLFDMNRTLAIVLGGSIVVAYSTLGGMWSITLTDMVQFVVKTIGVLLLLLPIAVVKAGGFGAMKAKLPTEYFDPLGIGGETIFTYVLIYTFGMLIGQDIWQRVFTARGDRTAKWGGTVAGTYCLVYAVAGAVIGTAAKVLYPTLPSADTAFATIVKDELPVGVRGLVLAAALAAVMSTSSGALIACATVANNDIWSRLRGAVKRDTEDHDEVKGNRVFILVMGIAVICTAIALNNVVEALTVAYNLLVGGLLVPILGGLLWKRGTAHGALASVAVGGVAVIGLMAGYGILANEPVYYGLLLSLAAYVIVSLATPATDAAVLAAWRERLAGRDAEPLSEPVPVHQ, encoded by the coding sequence ATGGCCGTCGACTACACAGTGATCGTCGTCTATCTGGCCGGCATGCTGGCCATGGGCTGGTGGGGCATGCGCCGCGCCAAGTCCAAGAGCGACTTCCTCGTCGCGGGACGGCGGCTCGGGCCCGTCATGTACTCCGGCACCATGGCCGCCATCGTGCTGGGCGGCGCGTCCACCATCGGCGGTGTGGGCCTCGGCTACCAGTACGGGCTCTCCGGAGCCTGGATGGTCTTCACCATCGGCCTCGGCCTGCTGGCGCTCAGCGTCTTCTTCTCCGCCCGCATCGCCCGACTGAAGGTCTACACCGTCTCCGAGATGCTCGACCTGCGCTACGGCGGCCGGGCCGGTCTCATCTCCGGTGTCGTCATGTGGGCGTACACCCTGATGCTCGCGGTCACCTCGACCATCGCGTACGCCACGATCTTCGACGTCCTCTTCGACATGAACCGGACGCTCGCGATCGTCCTCGGCGGCTCGATCGTCGTCGCGTACTCCACGCTCGGCGGCATGTGGTCGATCACCCTCACCGACATGGTGCAGTTCGTGGTCAAGACGATCGGCGTGCTGCTCCTGCTGCTGCCCATCGCGGTCGTCAAGGCCGGCGGGTTCGGCGCGATGAAGGCCAAGCTCCCCACCGAGTACTTCGACCCGCTGGGCATCGGCGGCGAGACGATCTTCACCTATGTGCTGATCTACACGTTCGGCATGCTGATCGGGCAGGACATCTGGCAGCGGGTGTTCACCGCGCGCGGTGACAGGACCGCCAAATGGGGCGGCACCGTCGCCGGTACCTACTGCCTGGTGTACGCCGTGGCCGGCGCCGTCATCGGCACCGCCGCCAAGGTCCTCTACCCGACGCTGCCCAGCGCCGACACCGCCTTCGCGACCATCGTCAAGGACGAACTCCCGGTCGGCGTGCGCGGACTGGTGCTCGCCGCGGCCCTCGCCGCCGTGATGTCCACCTCCTCCGGCGCCCTGATCGCCTGCGCCACCGTCGCCAACAACGACATCTGGTCGCGGCTGCGCGGCGCCGTGAAGCGTGACACCGAGGACCACGACGAGGTCAAGGGCAACCGCGTCTTCATCCTGGTCATGGGCATCGCCGTGATCTGCACGGCGATCGCGCTCAACAACGTCGTCGAGGCGCTGACCGTCGCCTACAACCTGCTCGTCGGCGGCTTGCTCGTGCCGATCCTCGGCGGTCTGCTGTGGAAGCGCGGCACCGCGCACGGCGCCCTCGCCTCCGTCGCCGTCGGCGGTGTCGCCGTCATCGGCCTGATGGCCGGCTACGGCATCCTCGCGAACGAGCCCGTCTACTACGGGCTCCTCCTCTCGCTGGCCGCGTACGTGATCGTCTCGCTGGCCACGCCGGCGACCGACGCCGCGGTGCTGGCCGCCTGGCGGGAGCGGCTCGCGGGCCGTGACGCCGAACCCCTGTCCGAACCGGTCCCGGTTCACCAGTAG
- a CDS encoding endonuclease I family protein, with product MPATHIRRWKTLALSTSVVLVGLTLPAMTATPASATTTAYDSTYYKNAIGKTGTTLKASLHTIISSQTKISYSAVWDALKATDQDPNNSSNVILLYSGVSRAKSLNGGDVGDWNREHTWAKSHGDFGEVTGPGTDLHHLRPADVQVNSIRGNLDFDNGGSAVTNGGGSKVDSDSFEPRDADKGDVARMILYMAVRYEGDDGFANLEPDEKVNNGSAPYIGKLSVLKEWNDEDPPSAFEEKRNQVIYDTYQHNRNPFIDHPEWVDAIW from the coding sequence ATGCCCGCCACGCACATTCGCCGCTGGAAGACCCTGGCGCTGAGTACCTCCGTGGTTCTCGTCGGCCTCACCCTGCCGGCCATGACCGCGACCCCCGCGAGCGCCACCACGACCGCGTACGACAGCACGTACTACAAGAACGCGATCGGCAAGACCGGCACGACCCTGAAGGCCTCGCTGCACACCATCATCAGCAGCCAGACCAAGATCTCGTACTCCGCGGTCTGGGACGCGCTGAAGGCCACCGACCAGGACCCGAACAACAGCAGCAACGTGATCCTGCTGTACAGCGGAGTCTCGCGCGCCAAGTCCCTCAACGGCGGCGACGTCGGCGACTGGAACCGCGAGCACACCTGGGCCAAGTCGCACGGCGACTTCGGCGAGGTGACCGGTCCCGGCACCGACCTGCACCATCTGCGCCCCGCGGACGTCCAGGTCAACAGCATCCGGGGCAACCTGGACTTCGACAACGGCGGCAGCGCGGTCACCAACGGGGGCGGCAGCAAGGTCGACTCGGACTCCTTCGAGCCGCGCGACGCCGACAAGGGCGACGTGGCCCGCATGATCCTCTACATGGCGGTCCGCTACGAGGGCGACGACGGCTTCGCGAACCTGGAGCCCGACGAGAAGGTCAACAACGGCAGCGCCCCGTACATCGGCAAGCTGTCCGTGCTCAAGGAGTGGAACGACGAGGACCCGCCGAGCGCCTTCGAGGAGAAGCGCAACCAGGTCATCTACGACACCTACCAGCACAACCGCAACCCGTTCATCGACCACCCGGAATGGGTCGACGCGATCTGGTAG
- a CDS encoding ArnT family glycosyltransferase translates to MTSATDPSPDAPTTPPAPPPVPSPAGPAETAPATPRWSLPVLLAILVLAAVLYSWNLSASSLNSFYSAAVLSGTQSWKAWFFGSLDAGNFITVDKPPFALMIMSLSCRVFGFGTWQMMAPMVAAALGTIWILHASVKRYFGHAAAAVAALVLALTPITVAINRDNNPDTTLVLLMVAGAALGLRATRDGRLLPLLGAAVCFGLAFNTKMLQAYIALPAVLAVYVYASRTGWARKVRDLLLATVALAVASFWWAAAVSLVPAGDRPYIGGSTDGSAWDLIMGYNGLGRVLGGEGNGGGGGGGGGGTFAGTAGLGRMFNDILGGQISWLLPFAGIALVGGLVLCGRAPRTDPTRAALVLWGGWTVLHYLTFSMAEGTMHPYYTTALAPGIAALAGGGGVLLLRAFRGQDTRWVWVLPAGLAVTAIWAVVLLRRAADWNGWLWPALAVVMALAIAGLIVFRSGDRARVGSANRARLFTASVAAAVVAALAGPAAYAVAEPASAGGGPGGGGMGGTNPTAGPSTGSGGFGGGPGGGRGGFGGTRQGGPNAEAGGQAGGFPGGGQAPGGNGEPPQGGFPAGGQDTAQQGGGNGGFPGGDQAQGGNGSAPGGTGDQPGGAGGAGGMGGGGMGGTTSSALVSYLEKHQDGAKWLLAESNSQGAAQLIVSTGKPVISMFGFTGSDKAMTLAKLKELVRKGELHYLQLGGGMGGGGMGGNNTLSSQITAWVEKNGTAVKASAYDKSASAGSTSKSGSTTDGNSGSGSNSGSGSGSTSGSGSNSTSGTGSDSGSGSGAQSSGQSASTLYRLDPSDLG, encoded by the coding sequence GTGACGTCTGCCACTGACCCATCCCCCGACGCCCCCACGACTCCCCCCGCCCCGCCGCCGGTTCCCTCGCCGGCCGGGCCCGCGGAGACGGCGCCGGCCACACCCCGCTGGTCGCTGCCCGTGCTGCTGGCGATCCTCGTACTGGCCGCGGTCCTGTACTCCTGGAACCTGTCGGCCTCCAGCCTCAACAGCTTCTACAGCGCCGCGGTACTCAGCGGCACGCAGAGCTGGAAGGCCTGGTTCTTCGGCTCGCTGGACGCGGGCAACTTCATCACCGTCGACAAGCCGCCGTTCGCGCTCATGATCATGAGTCTGTCCTGCCGGGTCTTCGGCTTCGGCACCTGGCAGATGATGGCCCCCATGGTCGCCGCCGCCCTCGGCACGATCTGGATCCTGCACGCGAGCGTGAAGCGGTACTTCGGACACGCGGCCGCCGCCGTCGCCGCGCTCGTCCTAGCCCTGACCCCGATCACCGTCGCCATCAACCGCGACAACAACCCGGACACGACCCTCGTCCTGCTGATGGTCGCGGGCGCGGCGCTGGGCCTGCGGGCCACCCGGGACGGCAGACTGCTGCCGCTGCTCGGCGCGGCGGTGTGCTTCGGGCTGGCCTTCAACACCAAGATGCTCCAGGCCTACATCGCCCTGCCCGCCGTCCTGGCCGTGTACGTGTACGCCTCCCGGACCGGCTGGGCGAGGAAGGTCCGCGACCTGCTGCTCGCCACCGTGGCGCTGGCCGTCGCGAGCTTCTGGTGGGCGGCCGCCGTCTCACTCGTACCGGCCGGCGACCGCCCGTACATCGGGGGCTCCACGGACGGCTCCGCCTGGGACCTGATCATGGGGTACAACGGCCTGGGCCGGGTGCTGGGCGGCGAGGGCAACGGCGGAGGCGGCGGGGGTGGCGGAGGCGGCACCTTCGCCGGTACCGCGGGCCTCGGCCGGATGTTCAACGACATCCTCGGCGGCCAGATCTCCTGGCTGCTGCCGTTCGCGGGTATCGCCCTCGTGGGCGGCCTGGTGCTGTGCGGACGGGCGCCGCGCACCGATCCGACGCGCGCCGCGCTGGTGCTGTGGGGCGGCTGGACGGTCCTGCACTATCTGACGTTCAGCATGGCCGAGGGCACCATGCACCCCTACTACACGACCGCGCTCGCTCCCGGTATCGCGGCCCTGGCCGGCGGGGGCGGGGTCCTGCTGCTGCGCGCCTTCCGCGGCCAGGACACCCGCTGGGTGTGGGTGCTGCCCGCCGGCCTCGCGGTCACCGCGATCTGGGCGGTCGTCCTGCTGCGCCGGGCAGCCGACTGGAACGGCTGGCTGTGGCCCGCTCTCGCGGTGGTCATGGCACTGGCCATCGCCGGCCTGATCGTCTTCCGCTCCGGCGACCGGGCCCGAGTCGGCTCCGCCAACCGGGCCCGGCTGTTCACCGCGTCCGTGGCCGCGGCGGTCGTGGCGGCCCTCGCCGGTCCGGCGGCGTACGCCGTCGCGGAGCCCGCGTCGGCCGGTGGCGGCCCCGGTGGCGGCGGTATGGGCGGCACCAACCCGACTGCGGGGCCGTCCACCGGCAGCGGCGGCTTCGGCGGCGGTCCCGGCGGCGGCCGGGGCGGCTTCGGCGGCACCCGGCAGGGTGGTCCGAACGCCGAGGCGGGCGGGCAGGCCGGGGGCTTCCCCGGCGGCGGCCAGGCACCCGGCGGGAACGGCGAGCCGCCCCAGGGCGGTTTCCCCGCCGGCGGCCAGGACACGGCCCAACAGGGCGGCGGGAACGGCGGGTTCCCCGGCGGCGACCAGGCGCAGGGCGGGAACGGCAGCGCACCGGGCGGCACCGGGGACCAGCCGGGCGGCGCGGGCGGAGCCGGTGGCATGGGCGGTGGCGGCATGGGCGGTACCACCAGCAGCGCCCTGGTCTCCTATCTGGAGAAGCACCAGGACGGCGCCAAGTGGCTGCTGGCCGAGTCCAATTCACAGGGCGCGGCACAGCTGATCGTGAGCACCGGCAAGCCCGTCATCTCCATGTTCGGCTTCACCGGTTCCGACAAGGCCATGACCCTCGCCAAGCTCAAGGAACTCGTACGCAAGGGCGAGTTGCACTACCTCCAGCTCGGCGGCGGCATGGGCGGCGGCGGGATGGGCGGGAACAACACGCTCAGCTCGCAGATCACCGCGTGGGTGGAGAAGAACGGCACGGCCGTGAAGGCGAGCGCGTACGACAAGTCAGCGTCCGCCGGCTCCACTTCGAAGTCCGGGTCCACCACCGACGGCAACTCGGGTTCCGGCTCCAACTCCGGCTCCGGTTCGGGCTCCACGTCCGGCTCCGGCTCCAACTCCACGTCCGGGACCGGCTCCGACTCCGGGTCCGGGTCCGGCGCGCAGAGCAGCGGCCAGTCGGCCTCGACGCTCTACCGGCTCGACCCGTCCGATCTCGGCTGA
- a CDS encoding thiamine pyrophosphate-binding protein, whose protein sequence is MTHDHDLVLRPSAAQTEAALNPPPGRNGGDLVVETLSGLGATTVFGLPGQHALGMFDALRRSSLQYVGLRVENNAAFAADAYGRITGEAAPLLLSTGPGALTSLAALQEARAASAPVLAISSQIPTAGLGGGRHGYLHELPDQQASFRGVVKSVHTVRTQSQIPSAIAAAWESALTAPHGPVWVEIPQDVLLAETGLPVVTPMDATPEDVVPRPELTALAAHLLSSAARPAIIAGGGVVRADASGKLRALAEKLNAPVVTTFGGKGAFPWEHPLSLQSWLEDRHTTDFLEDADVLLVVGSGLGELSSNYHTFKPRGRVVQIEADLGKLESNHPALGIHADARLALSALLETVEERPDPAAPERVSTVLARVAERIAAQELTLEQDVLASVRRALPSTSPSFWDMTILAYWAWSAFDPRGANTMHSAQGAGGLGYGFPAALGAAAADPSRPVLAVSGDGGALYSIAELATAKQCGLPVTWLIVDDGGYGILREYMTGAFGQATATELSRPDYVALAESFGVPGTLTSPETLEEDLAKALAAPGPSVVVLPAVLRMFAPTHLD, encoded by the coding sequence GTGACCCACGACCACGACCTGGTTCTCCGCCCGTCGGCGGCACAGACGGAGGCCGCGCTCAACCCGCCCCCCGGCCGCAACGGCGGAGACCTGGTCGTGGAGACCCTCTCCGGGCTCGGCGCGACGACCGTCTTCGGACTGCCGGGCCAGCACGCGCTCGGCATGTTCGACGCGCTGCGCCGCTCGTCCCTCCAGTACGTCGGCCTGCGCGTCGAGAACAACGCCGCCTTCGCGGCGGACGCCTACGGCCGGATCACCGGTGAGGCCGCGCCGCTGCTGCTCTCCACCGGTCCCGGGGCGCTGACCTCGCTCGCCGCGCTCCAGGAGGCACGGGCCGCCTCGGCGCCCGTCCTCGCGATCAGCAGCCAGATCCCGACCGCGGGACTCGGCGGCGGACGCCACGGCTATCTGCACGAACTCCCGGACCAGCAGGCCTCGTTCCGGGGCGTGGTGAAGTCGGTCCACACGGTCCGTACGCAGTCCCAGATCCCCTCCGCCATCGCGGCGGCCTGGGAGTCGGCGCTGACCGCCCCGCACGGGCCGGTGTGGGTGGAGATCCCGCAGGACGTCCTCCTCGCCGAGACGGGCCTGCCGGTGGTGACGCCGATGGACGCGACCCCCGAGGACGTCGTCCCGCGCCCCGAACTGACCGCGCTGGCCGCCCACTTGCTGTCCTCCGCGGCCCGTCCCGCGATCATCGCGGGCGGCGGTGTCGTCCGGGCGGACGCGTCCGGCAAGCTGCGCGCGCTCGCCGAGAAGCTGAACGCGCCGGTCGTCACCACCTTCGGCGGCAAGGGCGCATTCCCCTGGGAGCACCCGCTCTCCCTCCAGTCCTGGCTGGAGGACCGGCACACGACCGACTTCCTGGAGGACGCCGACGTCCTGCTGGTGGTGGGCTCGGGCCTTGGTGAACTCTCCTCGAACTACCACACGTTCAAGCCCCGCGGCCGGGTGGTCCAGATCGAGGCCGACCTCGGCAAGCTGGAGTCCAACCACCCGGCGCTGGGCATCCACGCGGACGCCCGCCTCGCGCTGTCCGCGCTCCTGGAGACCGTGGAGGAACGCCCCGACCCGGCCGCTCCCGAGCGCGTGAGCACGGTGCTGGCCCGGGTGGCGGAGCGCATCGCCGCCCAGGAACTCACCCTGGAGCAGGACGTGCTGGCGTCCGTCCGGCGGGCCCTGCCGTCCACGTCGCCGTCCTTCTGGGACATGACGATCCTGGCGTACTGGGCGTGGTCGGCCTTCGACCCGCGCGGCGCCAACACCATGCACTCCGCCCAGGGCGCCGGCGGCCTCGGCTACGGCTTCCCGGCTGCGCTGGGCGCGGCGGCGGCCGACCCCTCCCGCCCGGTCCTCGCGGTCTCCGGCGACGGCGGCGCGCTGTACTCCATCGCCGAGCTGGCCACGGCGAAGCAGTGCGGTCTCCCGGTCACCTGGCTCATCGTCGACGACGGCGGCTACGGCATCCTGCGCGAGTACATGACCGGCGCCTTCGGTCAGGCGACCGCCACGGAGCTGTCCCGGCCGGACTACGTGGCCCTCGCCGAGTCCTTCGGGGTGCCGGGCACCCTCACCAGCCCCGAGACGCTGGAGGAGGACCTGGCCAAGGCCCTGGCGGCTCCCGGCCCCTCGGTGGTCGTCCTCCCGGCGGTGCTGCGGATGTTCGCGCCGACCCACCTGGACTGA
- the speB gene encoding agmatinase, with protein MSSNETPRGPVDSSRVPRYAGPATFARLPRLDEVGTTDVAVVGVPFDSGVSYRPGARFGGNAIREASRLLRPYNPAQDASPFALAQVADAGDIAANPFNINEAVETVEAAADELLGTGARLMTLGGDHTIALPLLRSVAKKHGPVALLHFDAHLDTWDTYFGAEYTHGTPFRRAVEEGILDTSALSHVGIRGPLYGKQDLTDDEKMGFGIVTSADVYRRGADEVADQLRQRIGNRPLYISIDIDCLDPAHAPGTGTPEAGGMTSRELLEILRGLSSCNLVSADVVEVAPAYDHAEITAVAASHTAYELTTIMSRQIAEARSK; from the coding sequence ATGAGCAGCAACGAGACGCCCCGCGGCCCCGTCGACTCGTCCCGCGTTCCGCGGTACGCCGGTCCCGCGACCTTCGCCCGGCTGCCGCGCCTCGACGAGGTCGGTACGACCGATGTCGCCGTCGTCGGCGTGCCGTTCGACTCCGGCGTCTCGTACCGGCCGGGCGCCCGCTTCGGCGGCAACGCGATCCGCGAGGCGTCCCGGCTGCTGCGCCCCTACAACCCGGCGCAGGACGCCTCCCCGTTCGCCCTCGCGCAGGTCGCGGACGCCGGTGACATCGCGGCGAACCCGTTCAACATCAACGAGGCCGTGGAGACGGTGGAGGCCGCCGCCGACGAGCTGCTCGGCACCGGCGCCCGCCTGATGACCCTGGGCGGCGACCACACCATCGCGCTGCCGCTGCTGCGCTCCGTCGCCAAGAAGCACGGACCGGTCGCGCTGCTCCACTTCGACGCGCACCTCGACACCTGGGACACCTACTTCGGCGCCGAGTACACCCACGGCACCCCGTTCCGCCGCGCCGTCGAGGAGGGCATCCTCGACACCTCGGCGCTCTCCCACGTCGGCATCCGCGGCCCGCTGTACGGCAAGCAGGACCTCACCGACGACGAGAAGATGGGCTTCGGCATCGTCACCTCGGCGGACGTCTACCGCCGCGGCGCCGACGAGGTCGCCGACCAGCTCCGCCAGCGCATCGGGAACCGCCCGCTCTACATCTCCATCGACATCGACTGCCTCGACCCGGCGCACGCGCCCGGCACCGGCACTCCGGAGGCGGGCGGCATGACCTCCCGCGAGCTCCTGGAGATCCTGCGCGGACTGTCGTCCTGCAACCTGGTCTCGGCCGACGTCGTCGAGGTCGCCCCGGCCTACGACCACGCCGAGATCACCGCGGTGGCGGCGTCCCACACCGCGTACGAACTGACCACCATCATGTCCCGCCAGATCGCGGAGGCCCGAAGCAAGTGA